The Helicobacter ibis DNA segment TCATCTCTCTTTAAGCTAGATGAAGAATCAAGGATTCTAACTACAAATCTCAACTCATCTTGTTGTATATTTGCATAAGGATAGAAGAGTTGCGATTTTAAAGATTCATCTAAATTATCATAAAGAAACGAAAAGGTAAATCCATCTGGCTTTAAGCCTAATTCCTCTAATAACAGTGAGACACTATGCAAACTAAGTATAGACCCAGCATATTCATTCTCTAAAAAATACTCGTGAATCTTTTTTGCTATTCTTAGTTTTTCTTCGCTAAAGAAATACTTATCCTCTTTTGCCAACTCTTCAAATTCACTTTCAAACTCATCATTAATGCTATCTTTTGTTTCGTTTGTTGCAAATTTCACTATAACTTCAAGAGGTATTGTACCTCCTAGGTTTTCATCAATTACAAGTAGCCCCTCTTTGATCTCACTACCACTTTTAAAATAATTAATAAAGCTATTTTCAACACTCAAATACCTAATGCCATAAACACTAAATACAACACATAAAAATGCAACAAAATAGATTCTAAGCTTATTGTTTATCGCAATATTTGAGCTAAACTCTAAGATTCTAAGACCAAGTGAGACAAACTCAACTTCTCTAGGAATCCTCACAAGCATCATAAATGACATAAAAACAACAAAAGTAAAAATAAGTGCAACTAAAACACCAATTGCCATAACTACACCTAAATGCACTATTGGCATAATATTTGCAAACATAAGCCCTAAAAAACCTATCATAGTAGTGGCAACAGCATAAAAACTAGGAGTGGTTTTCTGCAATGCAGTAATTAAAATTAGTCGTTTTTTATCTGCATTTTTGTATTTTTTTATATTTTCTAAATAAGAGACTATTAGATGTATTATCAAAGATATATTAACAACAAATAAAATAGATATATAATTTGATGAGACTATTGTTATTTTATATCCTAAAAGTGCAAAGATTCCACTACTTATAACAAGTGTAAAAATACACACAACAATAGATAAAATAACAAAGCTAAGATTCCTAAAAAATAACCACATAACAACTGCTAAAATCAAACCAAGCAATAAAGTATAAACCAATAAATCAGACTTAATATAATAAACAATATCATCAACTATTAAAGGCACACCACCTATATACATCTCATCTTTATAGCTATTTTTTATTTTCTTTATCTCATCTATTGTGTGGCTATAATCAAATCCACTTTTCAAAAAAACGACAATTCCAGCAGTTTTTGAATCTTCTGAAATTATATTTTCTTTAAAAAATGGATTATTTAAAATTTCTTCTTTAGCAAGATTTATGTCTATTTGTGGAGATAGAATATTTGCATTAGCCTTTATATTATCTTGTAAAGAAAAATCTTTAATACTCTTTAGAAGTGGTGCATTTGCTATGCTTAGCGTTGATTGCACCGCATCTAGTTTGGAAATTTTTTGCAAGAGCTCCTCTATAAATGCAATTGAATCTTTGCTAAACACATCTCCGCTCTTAGGGGTATAAGCAAGAAGCAAAAAATCACTACCTTGATAATTTTGAACTATATTTTCATAGGTTTTGTAATTTTGATTATCATCATATACTAAGCTTTCTGAACTTGCATCAATAGAGATTCTAAAAGCAAAAAATAAAAAGAATAAAAAAATAGACAAACACAAAAGAAGTGTCAGTCTATAATGATTAATAACACCAGAAAATATTAAAGATAAAAAATTATTCTTCTGCAAATAGCTCACCACTTTTTAATCTATCAAAAACACCATCTATACCGCTACTTTTTAGTATATCAGCAAACTGCGAACGATAAGTCTGCACAACACTAATACCAATAATATCTACATCATAAATCAGCCAATCATTATTCTTTGGATAAAACTTAAAAATTATATAGCTTAGTGCTCCATCAATAACGATAGAAGCAGTTAGATTATAGCGATTCTCCTTTATTTGTTCACCACCTACAACCTCGATTGTATTATCCTTATATAGCTCTAATTTAGAAGCGAAATTTTGTTGCAAACTTTTCTTATAATAAGATACAAACATCTCCTTTTGTCGATTATCTAAGTTATTATACTCTTTAGACAAAGACAACTTTGCCATAAGCTCATAATCAAACATAAAATCAAATAATGCAAATATCTCATCGGCCATAATCTTGCTATCTTTGTTTGTTTTTACTATTTTCATACTTTTATCAATTCTAGCTTTCATCTCACTTTCTATGCTATCAAACGGAAGTGCATATAAATTAACACAAAGCAAAGCACAGCACAAAATCACAAATACTTTTTTCATATTATCTCCTAATTAATTCATCTCTGTATTGTTCATAAGAATCTCTAATAAGCAAATAACTATCACTAGAATCTTTTCTAAATTCATCAAATCTAGGCTTATTTACAACAAAATAATTTATCTCCTTTAGTGCCCTAACGCCAACAGATAAATAAAATGGGTCTAAATAATTTATAGGATAGATTAAAGAATCTAAAGGCATAGCAATAGAATCTCTTAAATTGCTAGGTCCTAAAATTGGCAACACCAAATAAAAGCCAGAACCAAATCCATATCTACCAAACAATACACCAAAGTCAGATTTATTAGCATACAAACCATTACTAGTAGCAATGTCAAATACACCAAAGATTCCAACCGTGCTATTTAAAGCAAATCTACCAACCTCATTATAAGTTTCTTCCATTCTAAAAGATAGAAGATTCGTTAGGATATTTAAAGGAGAAAATAAATTATTAAAAAAATTATACACGCCCATTCTAAATCCCAAAGGAACCAATGTATTATAAACATCTAGCATGGGAGAAAATACATAATCATATAATTGCCAATTAACATCACTCATAAAACGATTATAATTCTCCAATGGGTCATTTACAACCTGTATATACTCTTCTTCAAATTCTTCTAGTTCGTTCAAATTAGCATAAGAAATATTTTGCAAACTGCAAACTAACAATAATATTGAAATTATATTTTTCATAAAACCTCATTTAGTATTTTTTCTGTTATTGTCTCTATATCTCTCTTTAAGCTTATTTCGATTTCTTCTGTTTTACCATGTGGTATGAACTTATCTTCATATTCAAAAGACGCTATTTTTACATCTAAATTATTAAAATTAACAAAACTACACAAACTCTCTGCAACCCCACCAATTACATTGTTTTCGCTAAAGACATACCATCTTTTATATTTAAGCGCTAATGCTTTTAGAGATTCTTCAGGCAATGGCTTTAAGAATCTTAAATCAACAACACCGCACTTTAACTTTTCTTCTAATTTTTTAGCACAAAAATACGCACTTCCAACGCCATTTCCATAACCTATTAATAAAACTTCACCTCCTTCTTGCAAAATTTCTAACTCACCATATATAAACTTGCTTGATGGAATCTCATCTTTAAGTTTAAAAGACTTTCTAGGATAACGAAATGCACATGGAGATTTATCAAAATTATTTGCAAAATAAATTGCCTCTTTTAATGTCTCATTATCTCTAGGTGCAAATATCGTAAAATTCGGTATCATCTTTAAATATGCTATATCAAATACCCCTTGATGCGTCTCCCCATCTTCTCCTACAATACCTGCTCTATCAATTGCAAATTTAACAGAAGTATTCATAATACCAACATCATGTATTATCTGATCAAACCCTCTTTGCAAAAATGTCGAATAAATAGCCACAAATGGCTTATATCCCTCTTTTGCCAATGCACTTGCTTGTGTTACTGCATGCTGTTCCGCTATTGCCACATCCCAAAATCTATCTGGCAACTCATCTATTAATAAATCCAAGCCCGTCCCACTAGGCATTGCCGCTGTCATTCCAACTATCTTAGAATCTTCTTTTGCCAATTGTAAAAGTGTCTCTGAAAATACTTCTGTAGGACTTTTAATAGAGTTTTTAGAGCTTGAAGACTTACCAGTTTTTATATCAAACGCTCCTACTCCATGCCAATTCTCCAAATGCCCTTCAGCATATGAATAGCCCTTGCCTTTTAAGGTTTGCACATGGACAACGACTGGTTTTTTTAGTTCTTTTGCTAATTTTAAAGAATAAATCAAGTCTTTTAAATTATGTCCGCAAATAGGACCTATATATTCTAAACCAAACTCTTCAAAAAGCATACCCGGAGTAATTAGCTTTATAGATTCTTCAAATCTCTTTGCTAGATATGTTGCATTTGGCATATTGTTTATTATGTTTGCAATCTTTCCTTTTAGATTCTGAGAAAACTTGCTGGCAATCGCCTGTGATAAATATTTGCTAATAGCGCCTATAGGCTTTGCTATACTCATTTCATTATCATTTAAAATGATAACAAAAGGATATTTCCTCTCTCCAAGCTCATTTAGTGCTTCATATACCAACCCAGCACTCATTGCTCCATCACCTATTAATGCAACTGGGATTCTTCTTTGATGATTTAAATAAATAGCCTTTGATACACCAACTCCAAGTGAAATAGAAGTAGAACTATGTCCTGCTATGAAGTAATCGCACTCGCTTTCATCTGGCTTTGTAAATCCACTAATTCCACCAATTTTTCTAAGTGTAGAGAAGCTATCCCATCGTCCAGTTAGAAGCTTATGAGCATAAGCTTGATGGCTAACATCAAAAATAAAAGGATCATTTGGATTATCAAAGACACAATGCATAGCAATTATAATCTCAACAGCACCCAAAGTCGAACTTAAATGACCACCATTTTTAGACACAACTTCTAATATTCTGCCTCTTATCTCATCTGCTAACTTGTCTAACTCTACATAATCATCATCACTATATTTGTTTTGTTTTAACAACTCTATGTAATGTTGTGATAAAGGCATAACTAACCCTTGTTGTCTAATATTGATTTTTTCAATGTTTCAAACCGTAAATACAAATCACCATCAATATTGCCTTCATTACTTAAAATAACAACACCTCCCTTTGCTATTGCTTGATCTGATTCCAAAACAATATTATTTAAATCTTTCAAGCCTTCCTTTAAATCCTCCAAATCTCCTGGAAATACCTTTAGTGTAACTTGTGCATTTTGTGCTACATTTTCCAATAATGTCCTAGCAAGAGAAGCAGCTATTTTTGCACTATTTGCACTTACTTCAGTGGTTATTACTTCTCTTGCTATATCTAGCGCTATTGAGCTTAGTTCCTTCTCTAAATTCATTATGTGATTTTTTGAATTTGCAATATTTTCATCTATTCTTTGTATGCTTAGGGAGTATAACTCTTTTTGACTATTTATCTGTGCTTCTAACTCCATTTTAGCCTTTTGATATCCTTCTTCAAAAGCCTTTAGCCTAGCTTCCTCTCTTGCCTCATTTACTCTTTGTCCTATTTCTTGCTCTTGCCTATTAAATTGCTCTTGTAATTTTTGTAAAGATTCTGCTAAGATATCACTTTTTTGTAAAATCTTATCTACAACTTCAGCTTCAAATAGCTTTAAAGATGGCACATCAACTACTTCTTGTGTATTTTCTTGAATCTCTTGTGCTTGAGGTATATTTTCCTCTACACTTTGAGGTTCTGCAATAGGCATTGCCTGTTGTATAGACATCTGTTGTTTATCATCATCTTTTTGCTTTTTTGTCATATCCATATTTCTAAAGCTATATTTTTTTATATCATGCCTTGACTTGTGGGCTTCAGTGATTATATTTTCATGTTCGTTAATATTATTCAATGGTATCCTCTTGTTCGCCAATTTGAATCACTCCCTGTTCAGAGAGAGATTGCACACTCTCAACAATTCTTCTTTGTGCCGCTTCTACTTCTTTAACCTTTACAGCACCCAAAAATTGCATTTCCTCCAAAAATTGCTCACTAGCCCTTTGAGACATATTTGACATAAATTTTTGCTTTAGCTCCTCTGGAGAAGCCTTTAAGGCTAATAACAAATCTTTTTTATCTACAATCTTTAGAATCTCTCTAATAGCGTTATTATCAAGCTTTTCAATATCTTCAAATGTAAACATCATCTCTTTAATTGCAGCTGCAAGTTGATCATCTATTTGTTCGATATAAGCAATAGTTGCCTTAGCCGCCTTTTGCCCAAGCCTATTAAACACTTCTGCAACCGCTCTTGTACCACCAACTTCAACTTTATAGCTAGTAAGAGATTCAAGCTTATTTTCTAGCACCGTTGATACTCTTTTTACTACATTTGGAGAAATATCTCCCAAGTTTGCCATACGAATCGCAATTTCAGCCCTTAAATCATCAGAGAAAAAATTTAGCGTTTCAGCTGCATTTGTAGGGTCCATGTGTGCTAGTATCAAGGCTATTGTTTGAGGATGCTCATGAATAATGAAATCTGATAGTTGTTGCGGACGCACACGAGATAGATAGGCAAAGTTTTGAGAACTTTGCATAGATTTTGCAAGTTTATCAAGCACCTTTTTAGCTGCTTCAGGTCCAAGTGTCCTATACAACAACTCTTTTGCATACTCAAAACCACCAGTTGAGATGTATTGATTTGATTGAAAAATAGCATAAAACTCCTCTAAAATAGCAGCTGCTATTATCTTATCTACACCAGAATTTTGTGCTATATATTTTGAAATTTCAGTAATTGAATCCAAATCTAGGTGAGAAAAAATTTCACCAGTTATTTCATCACCCAGCTGAACTAGCAATATAGCTATCTTTTCAGACATTGATAATTCATCATATTGTGCCTGTTGTCTTGGACTAAGAGAAATCGATGGCATTAGTTCTTCCCTCCTTTATTAATATCAAGTCCTAGCTCATCATGAACTAAAGTTTGGAACAAATTAGCTAGTTCTGCAGGTTTTTCAGTAGCTAACTCCTTGATTTTTTCTAACAATACATTGTATTTTATCTCATCTTCATTAGAACCAGCACCAAAGCCTAATTGATCCTCGATTCTTCGCCTCATTTCATTTAATCTATCGCTATTTTCTTCTTCATCTTCATCGATTTTTAGAAGAGATTCAATTTCTTCTTCCTCATCAGCCCTTGCCTCAAGCATTCTCTCACTAAATGGAACAATAACTTTCTTATAGAAGAAGAATAATATAAGCCCAACAATAGCATACTTAAGAAGTGGCATAAATGGTGCTAGTAACGCTTGGGTAGCATCTAAGAATCTCTCCAAAGGAGTTCTAGCTTTAAAGCCAGATAGTTGACCATTTAGCTGAAAATTACTAACTGATACTTCATCGCCTCTTTGTTGATTGTAGCCTATTGCTTGTCTAACTAGAGCCGTGATTTGCTCCATTTCACCTTCACTTAGTGCTGTATATTCTAATTTTTCAACACCTTGTTCATCTAGTTGCTTTTGATATTTTCCATCAACTACAACTGCAGCTGATAATCTCCTAATTGTCGCAAACTCTCCTTTTATATTCGAAATTGTTTTACTTATTTCATAATTTGTTGTTGTTTGAGATTTTTCGTATTTTTCTTTTGTATTATCATCATCTAAACCTTGAACAGGTCCTATATTGCTCACAACTCCGGGCACACCGCCTATTTCTTTTGGTCTAAAGCCCTCTCTTTTTTCTTCTAAATTTTGCTCACTTCTTACTACATTGTTTGGGTCATAATATTCTTGTGTGCTTTGTTTTTGTGCGAAGTCAAATTCTGCTGTTACCTTTGCTACAACGCCCTCAACACCACCTGTAATAGGTGCTAATATATTTACTATCTTTTCTTCTAAAGAGCTTTCAAAATTTGTCTTATATCTAAGTTGTGCTGCTGCTAACTCTCTAGCTCCGCCAAGCTCGTCAAGCTCACTTAAAGGCTCACCTCTTTCATTTACCACTTCTACATTTTCAATAGTTAAATTCGGAACAGCAGATGAGACGATGTTTTTAATACCAGAAATTTGTTTTGGAGTTAGTGTCTGTGCAGGTTTAAATACCAATACAACTGAAGCAGTAGGTGGCGTTTGCTGACTTACAAACACGGTTTTTTCTGGTTGCGCTAAATGCACTGTTGCTTTTTGAATCGGTGATAAACTCTCAATAGTTCTAGCTAACTCGCCTTCTATGGCTCTTAAATATTTTATTTTTTGGTCAAAATCAGTAGCACCAAAATCCTTTGTATCAAAGATTTCAAATCCTATCTTGCTACTTTTTGGTATTCCATTACTAGCAAGTTTCATTCTTTGCTCATAAACAAACTCTTGAGGAATTAAAATTGTATTATCTTTTGGTATCTTGTATGGAATCTTATCTTGTTGCAGTTGCTGAATTATAAGTGCTCCATCTTCTGGCATTACACCTTCAAACAACACCGCATATCCGGGATATAACACACCAGCTTTATTATTGCTTGAATTCCAAATAATAAGTGCTGAAATAAAGCCAACTATCGCAACTATCGTAGCTAAAATTACTATTTTTTGCTTTTTATTTAGCCTCTTATATAAAGCTCTAATTTGTTCAAATAATGCTTTTAAATCCAAATTCTATCCCTATAATTGCTCTAAAAATCTGCTAAAAACTTCAAAGAATCTCTCATTTTGAGACTTAGTGCCTATTGTTATTCTAATAGCATTTAAATTGTATGATTTTAAATCTCTTATAATTATACCCTGCTCTAAGAGATACTTACATACTTTTGAGCTATCAGCCATATCATCTAGTATAAAAGTTATAAAATTAGCAAAAGAAGGCAAATATTTTATATTATGACTTTTTGCAAACTCACAATAAAGTGGCATTTGTTCTTTTACTAGTTGCAAACTCTTATCCAAATATATCTTATCTTGTAAAGATTCCTTTGCTGCAACTAATGCAAGACTATTTATATTAAATGGTGGCCTAACTTTGTTTAAAGCATTAATTATTTCATCTCTTGCAATTCCATATCCAATTCTTAAACCAGCTAGTGCATAAACCTTAGAAAATGTCCCTAAATATATTACATTAGAATATTTTTCTATTAACTCTTTAGGGTTTATGCCTTTTTTGTCATCAAAATATAAAGCATATTCTTGATAAGCACCATCTATCACAACTAAAGTATCGCTATCTATCCTATCTAAGAATCTAAATACATCTTCTTTGTTTAAGCATTCTCCTAGCGGATTATTTGGAGTGCATAGGAATATCATGCTTGGCTTATGCCTTTGATACTCACTATAAAACTCATCTAAGTTATGAAAATCACTACTTGTGCGTATAGTCTCAACACCAAAAGTCTTAGCATATATCTCATACATAGCAAAGGTAGTCTTAGCCATTAATGCTTTTGAGTTAGGATATGATTTTACATGCATACAAAACTCGATTATTTGATCGCTACCAGAGCCTAAAATTAGATTATTTGCAGATATTTGATAGTGTTGTGATAGGGCTAATTTTAAATCATATGCAGAGTCATCAGGATATAGGTTAAGATTACTTATGGATTCCTTTACTGCATTAAGTGCTAACTGGCTTGGACCTAGTGGATTTTCATTTGAAGCTAATTTTATTATGCTACTAGGCTCAATTCCAAATTCTCTGACAACCAATTCTATTGGTTTGCCAACCTCATAATTATGAATCTCATCTAATAGCCTATTAAAAGTCATATTTCACAGCACTCCAAACACAAAGTTATAACGCAACATAAACCATAATTGTAGCAAAATTTTAACCTTTTATCATATTTTACAAAATCATTCTCATCATGTCTATAAACTGATCTATGTTGTTGTTTGGTATAAAGTATTGCACACCACACTCTTTTGCCTCTTGCATTTCTTTATCAGATAGTTTATTTGGCACCATAACGCAAAAAAACGCAACTTCTCTACCTTCAAGCTTCTGTAATTTGGTATATAATTGAACATAATTCGTAGCCTTCATACCATTTACTTCCCACTCCATTACGATTATATTGAAATTATTAGACTTCAAAAGAGAAAGACTGCTTTTAGGATTATTTGAAGATACTACATTTAAGTCCTTGTCAAAATGCTCCAAATACTCCATGTATCTTTTACTATCATCTTGGTCTTGTTGAATTAACAATATATTTTTCTTAGAAAATGTCTCTAAATACTTCAATAATTCAAAAAGTTCTTTTGTTTCATGTCGAATCTTACTTTCATCAAGACTTCTTAAGAAGTATTTTAAAAATGTCTTTGAGCTATAAGTGCCTGTAATTCCTGCTTCAATAAAGAATCTCCTAACACTCAAACTCTTCTTGGCTCTCTGCCACAATAAAGCATCCAAATCATAAGCCTTAGAATTTAATAGCTTTATAAAATCAGATTTAAGTTCAGCAATTAGTGGAACATAGCTTCTAAGAAACTCATCAAAATATTTTTCTTCAAAATCCTTTCCAGCTTGTGTAATTTTTTCTAGCTTTTCTTTTTGTTGTTGCAAGTAATGTAGTAAATCAACATAACGCTTTCTGAAGTGCTTAAGATTCATCTGTGCATGTAAATATCCTGCACTACCATTATCTCTCCTTGCTACAAATTGTTCTTCCATATTTTTTAAAGTCGATGCCATTGAAGCTTGTTGCACACTTCCACTTGCGATAATACTTTTAGTAGATGAGATTGCTTCTTCATTTTTTACATATTCTATTTGTTTTGCTAAAAATATCTTTTCATAAGAATATTGTGGTGGGTGAGATGATTTTTTAGCAAAAGATTCATATTCTCTACCTAGTTTTACAAGCTCTGATTTTAATGTAGTAAGTGCAGTATTAGAAATAGTGCTATCAAGCTCAAATAAATCATTATAAGCAGTAAGCAAGAATCTCTTTATCCTTAAAAAATCAAGATTCTTACCGGAATTTATGTCTTTTTTGTATGTTTGCATCAAGTTTTCAACACCACCAAAAAAATCATAAATGCAATCTCTAATACTCTTTGTTTGTCTTATTATATAGTCTGTTGCTTCAGTTGTTTTAGGCTTTACTAGAGTTACCTCCTTTTTATCAGATAGCTCAAATTCTACTTCTAAATTTGGCACAATATCCCTAAAATCTCCTTGCCAAACATCTAAACTAAAAGCAAATTTTCGCTTATTGTATGCTTGTTCTATCAGCCCTTTGTGAAGTTTAGTATCCAAGCCTATTAGATACCCTATCATCTTAACCTTTTCCAAACTATTTTTAATTTAAAATTATAACAAATTCTACTTTTAATTAAATTTTCATGTTTTTACGCTAGAATCAAAGCTTAATT contains these protein-coding regions:
- a CDS encoding MlaC/ttg2D family ABC transporter substrate-binding protein codes for the protein MKKVFVILCCALLCVNLYALPFDSIESEMKARIDKSMKIVKTNKDSKIMADEIFALFDFMFDYELMAKLSLSKEYNNLDNRQKEMFVSYYKKSLQQNFASKLELYKDNTIEVVGGEQIKENRYNLTASIVIDGALSYIIFKFYPKNNDWLIYDVDIIGISVVQTYRSQFADILKSSGIDGVFDRLKSGELFAEE
- a CDS encoding MlaA family lipoprotein produces the protein MKNIISILLLVCSLQNISYANLNELEEFEEEYIQVVNDPLENYNRFMSDVNWQLYDYVFSPMLDVYNTLVPLGFRMGVYNFFNNLFSPLNILTNLLSFRMEETYNEVGRFALNSTVGIFGVFDIATSNGLYANKSDFGVLFGRYGFGSGFYLVLPILGPSNLRDSIAMPLDSLIYPINYLDPFYLSVGVRALKEINYFVVNKPRFDEFRKDSSDSYLLIRDSYEQYRDELIRR
- the dxs gene encoding 1-deoxy-D-xylulose-5-phosphate synthase; the encoded protein is MPLSQHYIELLKQNKYSDDDYVELDKLADEIRGRILEVVSKNGGHLSSTLGAVEIIIAMHCVFDNPNDPFIFDVSHQAYAHKLLTGRWDSFSTLRKIGGISGFTKPDESECDYFIAGHSSTSISLGVGVSKAIYLNHQRRIPVALIGDGAMSAGLVYEALNELGERKYPFVIILNDNEMSIAKPIGAISKYLSQAIASKFSQNLKGKIANIINNMPNATYLAKRFEESIKLITPGMLFEEFGLEYIGPICGHNLKDLIYSLKLAKELKKPVVVHVQTLKGKGYSYAEGHLENWHGVGAFDIKTGKSSSSKNSIKSPTEVFSETLLQLAKEDSKIVGMTAAMPSGTGLDLLIDELPDRFWDVAIAEQHAVTQASALAKEGYKPFVAIYSTFLQRGFDQIIHDVGIMNTSVKFAIDRAGIVGEDGETHQGVFDIAYLKMIPNFTIFAPRDNETLKEAIYFANNFDKSPCAFRYPRKSFKLKDEIPSSKFIYGELEILQEGGEVLLIGYGNGVGSAYFCAKKLEEKLKCGVVDLRFLKPLPEESLKALALKYKRWYVFSENNVIGGVAESLCSFVNFNNLDVKIASFEYEDKFIPHGKTEEIEISLKRDIETITEKILNEVL
- the hisC gene encoding histidinol-phosphate transaminase, which translates into the protein MTFNRLLDEIHNYEVGKPIELVVREFGIEPSSIIKLASNENPLGPSQLALNAVKESISNLNLYPDDSAYDLKLALSQHYQISANNLILGSGSDQIIEFCMHVKSYPNSKALMAKTTFAMYEIYAKTFGVETIRTSSDFHNLDEFYSEYQRHKPSMIFLCTPNNPLGECLNKEDVFRFLDRIDSDTLVVIDGAYQEYALYFDDKKGINPKELIEKYSNVIYLGTFSKVYALAGLRIGYGIARDEIINALNKVRPPFNINSLALVAAKESLQDKIYLDKSLQLVKEQMPLYCEFAKSHNIKYLPSFANFITFILDDMADSSKVCKYLLEQGIIIRDLKSYNLNAIRITIGTKSQNERFFEVFSRFLEQL
- the fliG gene encoding flagellar motor switch protein FliG, translating into MPSISLSPRQQAQYDELSMSEKIAILLVQLGDEITGEIFSHLDLDSITEISKYIAQNSGVDKIIAAAILEEFYAIFQSNQYISTGGFEYAKELLYRTLGPEAAKKVLDKLAKSMQSSQNFAYLSRVRPQQLSDFIIHEHPQTIALILAHMDPTNAAETLNFFSDDLRAEIAIRMANLGDISPNVVKRVSTVLENKLESLTSYKVEVGGTRAVAEVFNRLGQKAAKATIAYIEQIDDQLAAAIKEMMFTFEDIEKLDNNAIREILKIVDKKDLLLALKASPEELKQKFMSNMSQRASEQFLEEMQFLGAVKVKEVEAAQRRIVESVQSLSEQGVIQIGEQEDTIE
- a CDS encoding efflux RND transporter permease subunit → MQKNNFLSLIFSGVINHYRLTLLLCLSIFLFFLFFAFRISIDASSESLVYDDNQNYKTYENIVQNYQGSDFLLLAYTPKSGDVFSKDSIAFIEELLQKISKLDAVQSTLSIANAPLLKSIKDFSLQDNIKANANILSPQIDINLAKEEILNNPFFKENIISEDSKTAGIVVFLKSGFDYSHTIDEIKKIKNSYKDEMYIGGVPLIVDDIVYYIKSDLLVYTLLLGLILAVVMWLFFRNLSFVILSIVVCIFTLVISSGIFALLGYKITIVSSNYISILFVVNISLIIHLIVSYLENIKKYKNADKKRLILITALQKTTPSFYAVATTMIGFLGLMFANIMPIVHLGVVMAIGVLVALIFTFVVFMSFMMLVRIPREVEFVSLGLRILEFSSNIAINNKLRIYFVAFLCVVFSVYGIRYLSVENSFINYFKSGSEIKEGLLVIDENLGGTIPLEVIVKFATNETKDSINDEFESEFEELAKEDKYFFSEEKLRIAKKIHEYFLENEYAGSILSLHSVSLLLEELGLKPDGFTFSFLYDNLDESLKSQLFYPYANIQQDELRFVVRILDSSSSLKRDEFIKQVKLELANILESENVSFEVNGLMVLYNDLLQSLISSQVDTLLFVMLIIFVLFVLVFRSFKLAIIAFVANMIPLCVVFGILGISGISLDIMTATIAAISLGMGVDHAIHYIHRYKEEIKTNSKETAIRNSHKSIGNAMYYTAVVIIIGFLTMTSSSFVPTIYFGIITSAVMILMLISSLILLPRMLLIK
- the fliF gene encoding flagellar basal-body MS-ring/collar protein FliF, yielding MDLKALFEQIRALYKRLNKKQKIVILATIVAIVGFISALIIWNSSNNKAGVLYPGYAVLFEGVMPEDGALIIQQLQQDKIPYKIPKDNTILIPQEFVYEQRMKLASNGIPKSSKIGFEIFDTKDFGATDFDQKIKYLRAIEGELARTIESLSPIQKATVHLAQPEKTVFVSQQTPPTASVVLVFKPAQTLTPKQISGIKNIVSSAVPNLTIENVEVVNERGEPLSELDELGGARELAAAQLRYKTNFESSLEEKIVNILAPITGGVEGVVAKVTAEFDFAQKQSTQEYYDPNNVVRSEQNLEEKREGFRPKEIGGVPGVVSNIGPVQGLDDDNTKEKYEKSQTTTNYEISKTISNIKGEFATIRRLSAAVVVDGKYQKQLDEQGVEKLEYTALSEGEMEQITALVRQAIGYNQQRGDEVSVSNFQLNGQLSGFKARTPLERFLDATQALLAPFMPLLKYAIVGLILFFFYKKVIVPFSERMLEARADEEEEIESLLKIDEDEEENSDRLNEMRRRIEDQLGFGAGSNEDEIKYNVLLEKIKELATEKPAELANLFQTLVHDELGLDINKGGKN
- the fliH gene encoding flagellar assembly protein FliH; its protein translation is MNNINEHENIITEAHKSRHDIKKYSFRNMDMTKKQKDDDKQQMSIQQAMPIAEPQSVEENIPQAQEIQENTQEVVDVPSLKLFEAEVVDKILQKSDILAESLQKLQEQFNRQEQEIGQRVNEAREEARLKAFEEGYQKAKMELEAQINSQKELYSLSIQRIDENIANSKNHIMNLEKELSSIALDIAREVITTEVSANSAKIAASLARTLLENVAQNAQVTLKVFPGDLEDLKEGLKDLNNIVLESDQAIAKGGVVILSNEGNIDGDLYLRFETLKKSILDNKG